GCGCACAGGGCTTGGGTGCCTGCCAGCAGAAGCCTCAGGGGAGGAAGGCACGGGTCAGAGTGGTGTCCCTGGCCAGCTGCAGTCCTGCCACTGACCACCAGATGGCGGTAGAAACCAAGGCAGGAGGCTCACCCTTTGCTGATTCTGGGGCTCAGAGTGTCTGAAGGCTGAGGGGCACCCCGGTCCCCTAATGAAGAGCGCCACTGGCAGGGGACCAGGGTGAGAGCTGCAGCTGGGCACCAAgcctcccacctgccctgggCGAGGGCGGGGCCTGGCCTGGATTTACCTGGAGTCTCTTGGGCACAGGGTCAGGAGGCAGCGGCCTGGAAGGGGGAGCCGGGAAGCCAAGAGCACTGGCCTGCTgagagagcaggaggagcagacaggcagggtgggggcggggtgggggggggagcacagagacagatgtgggcaGAGAGGGGTCAGTGCCTGCGGGCGGGGCAGCCAGGgtccctggggcggggggcgcagTGCATGCTGTTATCCAATTGTGTGCAGAGGGGGTGACGGACAAGTGGTGGAGCTGGCATGCAgaccaccccccacacccctgccggGGGCTCAGGGGGCACTCACCAGCCCTCCTACCCATGGTGTCCTGGGCCTCATCAGGGTGTGGCACACCCAGGGCCCCTTCTGAGCACCACCCCCCTCGTCCTCCAGGGGCCCCTCTGGGAGCATCCGCAGACCCACCTCTCACAGCCACCAGCTTGGCCAGCTCAGAGAGCTCAGCGGACCCTCCTCTAGGtgactgcccctccccactgcaggcTGGACTCTGCTTCTGGGCCTGCAgccaggggagtgggggagggctggCCCTGACTCCTCTGGCCGACTCTTGGGCAGTGTGAGACTCTCTCTGAGTCTAGGGCCTTCAGTACCCCCGCCCCAGGGCCCAAGCCGGACGCTTGGACAAGGTGGGGCCTCTCTCCTCTGGTATCCATGACTCACCTTGGCACCTGGCATCAGCAGGACCCTCTGCGGGGGTCCTGGGCGTTCTGGGGGACCAGACTGGGCTGCCCTGGACAtggagaaaaggaggcagggggCCCAGCGTCAGACCACGCTCTCCACCCGCACACAACCCTTGAGTGCAGTGGACGCAGCCCCTTGGAGAGCAAGGGTTTAGCCCAGTCAGActggggaggcgggggcgggggggggggtgatgagcCGGAGGGAGGGCCCCACTTAGCACAGGGGCTCCCCGGCTGCCCTCCGTGCGTCTCTGTGTGAGGTGAAGAGTTACGGGGCGTGTGTAGAGAAGGGAGGTGTGGGGGGAGCGGTCCGAGGGGCTGGCGATCGGAAGCCGGTGGGGGGCGCTGCAGACGGGGTGGGGCAGGACCCCACGGCCGTCGTGTGCCGCAGGGCGGTCGAGGGAGCGGCGGCAAAGAGCCTGGTACCTGTACTGGCAGCTGGGGCCTTTGAGCTGACAGAGCCGTTGGCGCAGGCGGGCACGGTGCCAGTAGCTGGCGCCCAGGAGCATCAGGGCCACCAACAGCAGGAGGCTGAGAGGCAGCCCTGTGGTCAGGGAGCTGGTTGCTGTGGGGAGAAGGCGGGTGGGGCTAGGATCCTACACCCAGGAAggggtggcaggtggggaggaggaagtgatCAGAGAACCCCAAGGGGTCaggaaagggcggggggggggggtaaggaaGCCACTGTGccgtctcccctctcccctccccctccccccccacctctgctgcGATTGGCACAGTCCGGCGGCGCCCAGCCCTCCTCGCAGCGGCAGTGTCCTTTGCTGTCGCAGACCTAGGGGTACAGGCTGAGTAACGAGGGGCCCGTTCCCCTGTCCCAGCTTTTCAGGAGCTCCTAAGTGCACAACCGGGAGGTGTGCCGGGGTGATgggatggagagagggacagTTTATCCACGGTAGACCAGGTGAAACCAAACTAGCCCCTCGAGCGCCTTCTCCGTGCCGGGCACTGTACCGGAAACCCCCATGTCCTCTCATGCACCAGGAACTGGGTACTATTATCCTGCCCACTGGATAGTCGAGGAggctgagctcagagaggttaataatctgcctgaagtcacacagctaggcagCAGCAGAGCAAGGATCGGAAGCTAGGTGTGTGTGTTTCCCAGCCTGTCACCGTTCTCGTCCCCGGAGGctgcctgctccccccccccacaccgtCTCCCCCAGGCCAGCTCACCCCGTGCCCATGGCACTTGCTTCGACATTCCTGCGCTCCCAGGAGACCCACGGGCTGGCATCGACGGTCAATGCACACCTGCCCAGGGGAGGAAGAACAAAGATCAGGTTCTCACGAAGCTTCACTGACCCTGGGAGGCCAGCGCGGCTGAGTGGCGGATGGAGAAACCGAGGCCCACGGGAGGACAGGACTTCGCTCGGGCCAAAGAGAGGATCTGAACCCCCCTCAGAGTCTGTGCCTTTTACACGGGTGGACAGAGAGGCCCGGGCACTGCTCGCCGTGGTCCcgacacccctccccctcctggtCTTGCCCCCTTGGGACTGCTCACCAGGTCAGGACCACAGGCTGTGCCGGGCAGAGTCAGGAGGGGCTGGGCCACGTCATTGCCCAGGTCCAGGTGGACCCAGCTGCAGTTCAGCTTCGGCTGGGTCCCGTTGGCCTCTAGTATCTCCCAGTGTAGATCCCGGGCTGAGCCCCGCAGCGGCCGGGCCCGACCCCCCTGGCACTGGAGCTGCCCGCACATGGCATCTCtgaggtgagggaggaggtgcAGGGTCAGGCCGAGGCCCCCACAAACCCAGAGGAGAATCCAGGTTTCGTCACTTACTTAGGGGCACAGGACACGTAGCTGCCATCAGGGCTGCGTCCACAGCTCCCGAAGGCATCGCCTCTCGTGTTGGCGGTAAGGAGGCAGCGCGGTGCGGCGGGCTGGGCCCCGGGTCCCCAGAGAGCCTGGCACTGCTGGGCATAGGAAGCGCAGCGCCCCTGCACGCACACAGCCTGGCCCCCCGCGCACGGCTCACCGTCGCCCAGGCTGACGTCAGGAGGGCACTGGGGGCTGTCTCCCGAGCAGAACTCCGCGAGGTCACAGTCCCCTCTGGCGGGGCGGCACTGCCAGCCGGCTGGGCGCAgctaggggggtgggggagggtcagaagggGTGCCGGGCAGGTCCAGCCCGGCCCTGGGGGCCACAGGGACCCTTCCCGCCGTGGCCCCGGGCGGGTGAGCTGTGGCGGCCGGACCGGTCCGTGCCCACCTGGCAATCCTGACAACAGAGCCCGCCGGACGCGCACTGCGCCCCAGGCCTCAGCTGGCAGGTGACGTCATCGCAACAGGGGTCGGTGCATTCCTgggggcacggggtgggggtggggggttgcgtCAGGGCGGGCTGGGCCCGAGAGCCTACCTCCTCCCCTCCGCCCAGGGCAGCCATCAGAAGGACGCAGCGGCAAGTAAAGGCCAGAGCCCAATGACATGCATGGTGTCCCTGcaggcggggaggggcggagaggaaCGGGCCGGCCCTTTAGAGCCCACGAAGGGGCTCTGGAGGCTCGGAGCGGGGTAGTGAGCCAGGGCCAGGGCACAggagtgagtggggcagggctTTGGGCGAGGGGCTCACGTCCGGGAAGCCACAGTCACACTGCTCGCCCGGCTCCACCAACATATTTCCGCAGACAGCGGCCATAGAGGGCAGGCCGGGCTGCCGTTCGAAGAGGCAGCTGCCCATCCCCTCCAGGAGAGCCTCCTCCAGGGCCCGCCGGCTGCAGTTGCTGAAGTTGAGGCCTGGCAGGAAGCTGGGGACGGTAGGGGAGAGGTTAGGGCTGcagccaccccctgcccctgcccctccccgctgtgCGTCCTGCAGCCACTCACTCTGTGGAGGCCTCCATGATGCAGCTCTTGGCCGGGGCCGGGCCCGGGCAGGGGCAGCTGTTCCCTGGCAAGTCGTGGTCCAGGCCCAGGCTGTGGCCCAGCTCGTGAGCTATGGAGGACGCAACCCCCAGGACGCTGGTGGAGTGGTCCTGGCATTGGGGAGGGGACACCCCAGGTCCAGCACCAGCCTGACTCTCTTGTTCTCTCCTCATCTGACCTCTTGGGCGCTCAGCCTCCCTCCTTCACTGCTTCTGGAGTAGGAGGAGAGCCCGGGCCTGGGTGGTGGGAAGGCTTAGAGCTCGCTCAGCTCTGTTCCTGTCCCCTACGTGTGGCCCTGGGCGCTCGCCTCTGTTCTGTGGGCCTcagccaccccctcctcccctgcgaGGTGCCCTCACAGGTGAAGCCCCCACGTAACGGTGCTGTGACAGCAGGGGCCACGTCCTACCCGccgtcctccccaccccacccccccgtcccCACATCCGCGGTTTTGGGGTAGGTAACtcggtggggttggggggggcacaTGGAGGAAGCGACGTGCGAGGGCCCCGGCATCGCTCACCATGTTCACACCCCCCGAGAGGTCGGGAGAGCAGATGGAATTCTGAGTGGCCATGCCCACCGCGGGCCCGGAGAACGAGGTGGCACTGTGGGATCGCAGGGCCACAGGTCAGCCCAGAGCTTCAGGGCCGCAGGCGGGGAGCTGGGGCGCAGCCTGGGGTCTTACGTCACGAGCTGGGCGCTGTCGTGGGGCAGTCGAGGCAGTAAGTCTTCCCGACGCCAGCGCAGGAAGTTGTGTAGCGTGAGGCCGGGGTCCCGGCTGATCTCCACCAGGTCACGCtggctccaggcctccaggcccACCAGCGCCACCCGGACGTTCAGGGGCCGGAAGAACTGAAAGAGAATGGGGGCTCAGGAGAAGGGTCCCCGCGGCCACAGGGCCGTCCGGCTGCTGCTGGGCCCGGCACTCACGGTGTCCAGGAGAAAGGCCACCTTCAGCATGCGGGTCAGCAGGTACTGGAAGTCCGGGTACCTCTGGACCTGCGGCTCAAGGGAAACGACCATGATAAGGAGCAGACGcggcactgggggggggggggcaggacacACGGTGCTCGCAAGCTCACCTCAGAATGGTCGGCTACGAGCACCAGCTCAATAACCTTGGTCTCTGCCACCACGTCCCGCGTCCGCTGAGGACAAGAAGGGGTGTCAAGCACACTCCTCACGCCGGGGCCACGCGGGGCTGCCCGAGCTGTGTCCGCTCCCACCCTGTGTGCTCCagtggaggagagcagagagcccgtTTCACAGAGGGACCCCTGAGAGCCTGAGAGGccagggacttgcccaaggtggaCCGAGAAGTAGGTCATGAAGCTGGGAGTAGAGCCTTGCTTCTCTGGCTCCAAACTCAGTACttttcctgaattaaaaaaaataatactaggggcgcccggctggcccAGTCGGatgagcatgcgactcttgatctcgggggtcgtgagtctgagccccacactgggtacagagattactaaaaacagccaaaacaataaatagggggcacctgggtggctcagtcggttaagcgtccgacttcggctcaggccatgatctcacagttcgtgtgttcaagccccgcgtcgggctctgtgctgacagctcagagcctggaacctgcttcggattctgtgtctctctctctctctctctctgctccgccccCCACTCAaggcctgtctctctctcaaaaataaacgttaaaaaaaaacacaataaataaactttaagaagtaaataataatagccaacacCATCGTATATTTACCTATCTCAGGCACAGTTTAAGCACCATATAGATACTTGATAGATGGATATAGACTCGTTTAAGCTCCACAGTAACCCTAGAGAGTAAGTAGCTTATTCTCCCCAATTTATAAACGAGGGAGCTGGACTCATACTGCCTTATGCCTGGTGACTGTGTGGTCTGTAGCCAAGCACTCTCCGCACACGGGATCATACGGCCCATGAAGAGTCTGAGTCAGGTCCCTGCGTCTAAACCCCGCGTATGTCATTTCGTGGTTGAAcagctttgggcaagtcactgcctctctctctctctgaggtgGTTTTCTAACAAAGACGGAGCTATTGCCAGCCCGAACCTCCCAGGGTTtcgggaggaggagaggagattaTGTTCACACAGGGCCCGACCCAGGGCAACAGCTCCTTAGAAGGTATTGGAAACCAAGATCTCTGAGGGTCCGGGGCCTGGCCCTCAGGGACAACAGAAGCCTGGCCTCTTGCCGTCATCCTCACCCGACGACTGCGCACGTGGCTGTGGCGCCGTCCCCGGGGCCGCTCCTGGGGAGCCCGCGTGGCCACAGATGCGTGCCCGCTCAACCCACAGGTGCGGCCTGGCAGGAGGAGGTCTCGGGTCCGGGAGATGATGGGGGCGGCTCGCAGGTCCCCGGGCCCCAGCTCCAAGGTGTAGCTTCTCTCGGGGGACAGGACCACCAGACccctgggaggaggcaggaaggcagaagACCTCTCAGCTCCACACCTCACACAGCCTCGCTCTCTCCACCCTGGTGGGATGCGCCCTCTGTACCTGAGCCCTGAGCAGGTGCACACGGATGCCCAGGAGCCCACGTGGCCCCGTACCGCTCCCTGGTAGCAGCAGCTGTCCTACAGCAGAGAAAGGTCAGCGCTACCCCAAAGGCCAGGGCTGGAGCCCCCGAGGCTAGCTAGCCTGTCGGTGAAGGCTGGTGAAGGCTGGTGAAGGTGCACCCCACATCCCTTAGGGATGACACCCTCCATCTGGCCCCTGGCGCCGCCCTCGGGCCGGAGACAGGACACTAGACTCACCAGAGCGTGTCCCTCGCTGGCCACACGGGTGCCGTCGGGCCGGTACCACATCAGGTGTGGGCGGCCTGGGACTAGCTCCCTGTGGAGTGAAGAAAAACGGAGGCAATGCCAGTCGCCTCCCAGGGCGGTACGGCGACATCCTGAGGTCCAGAGGTGGTAAGGGGTGGCTGGGGGCCAGGGTTCCCCCCGAGGCTGCAGAGTGGAGCGGTCGGGCCACAAACTCTGCCAGGCTATCTGGGTCCCAACCTGGTTTTTACCACacgctagctgtgtgaccttgggcaggttatgtaacctctctgtgccttgacttcttcatatgtaaaatgaaaacagcaacatCATAGCATTTACCTTATAGGTTGTTGGAAGGATTAAGAGAGTTCGAGCACTTAGTAAATGTCACCTACGGTTGCTACTTGTGCTGTTATTGTCGTTACCACCGTCATTGTTACCTATTCTGCAGCAGCTCCAGGGTATGACTGTCACCGTCCAATTCCAATCTGATCCGCAGAGCCTCAGGCAGATTGGTCTGCGGGCACCAGAGGGTATGTCACCTCCCTGGCCCTGCCTGAAACTCCCATCCGTCTCTAACCAGAAAACCTCAGACCCTTAGGAGAGTACCAACGATTAGGTcactggagggggggggggtcccgagGGAGGGGCCAGGAAGCCCTGCCCGGCCTGGGGCATTGTTCTGGGGGGCTGTGTGCGAGGTCAAGGAAGGTATCTGAGCCGCCCCTTCTCGGCTTCCTGCCCAGAGAGGAAGCATCATGGAAGAGCTGGCGCACGCCCCAGCCCTTCCTCTGACTCAGCGTTggaattggggaggggggtgcctggtgAGGCCCTGACCTTCCCCCACTGAGAAAACCCGCAGAGTGAGACCCTGAAGGCAAGTCTGGCCTCAGGGTCTCCCCAGGAGATGGACGGGGTCGGGTGGGGCTGAGGCTGGCAGATGcgtgttgggggagagggggtaaGCGAAGCCAGGTGCTGGGGTGTGGCCAGAGGGGCAGCCAGACCTGGGGTGGCCGTGCCACATGAGGTCCACTCACCTGCTCCTCAGAGAGGGCTGGTTATGGGGGCGGCAGGGACTGTGTTCTGTGCTTGAAGGGACAGGGGGGCTCACCTGGAGCATCTCCGCTAGGCTGAGTGTGGGGCTGTCTTGAAAGATCTGGGGCTCCGAGTGTCCACCCAGGGCCCTCTCTGGCCTTGTCTGCTCCTCCACAGGGCCACCTGCAGGGTCCCCAGGACACCCCAAGAGAGTGCTGAGCGAGCCAGTCCCTGGCGCTGGGCACAGCCGGTGCCTGTGGCCACTCAGGGCCCTTCTTGGCTGGAAGGACTCCTGCACTGCATTCTGGGACTTAAAGGAGCAAGCCCCAGGAGAGGggcttctctccacccccacccctcactttcACCCCTACCCCACCTGCACGTCCCCAGAGAAAGTTCAGCTTGCCCCGCCTGgggccccctccctgtccccccaggCTCTCACGGGGAGCCCCCTTCCCACTCCCTCCCAATCACCCCCCCCCAGGAACGCCCCCTCTCAGGCCTGGGCGAAGCCTTGTGGCCCGGTGCCCACTCACCCTCCCCTTTCCTCACATCGGAGCTGCGGGAACGCCCATCTCTGGGTGCGCAGTGCAAACACCCCTCCCTAAACATCCCTCAgacccagccaggcacacccGCTCGCCACAGCTCAGCTCCTCCCTGCTCCCAACATCCCCCCCCTCCTCCGTCCCCACAACGGCCCTGTCTCCTCCGCACAGCCCACCCCCGCCTGCCATCCCAGTCCGTGGCCAGAGACGCAGCGGGAAGTGAAAGTTCCTAGGAGGAGTTGGTGTCAGCCTCTTTCCAGGCCGACTCTccgcccgcaccccccccccccccgcccccggctcctCCCGCGTCCCCACCCGCCAGCTCCGCCAGGTTTTTGGTGGCATCAACACGGGGTGAGGGGCGCCGTGACCGCCCGGGCCCTGGATAAGGAAGAGTCCTCTTCGCCAAACCCTCCGGGCCGTGCCCACTCGGCGCCCTGGCACCGGGCAGGATGGTCGGCTAGGCCCCAGAGGGGCGAAGACGTCAGTCCTGGGGAGCAGCGACCGTCTCCCACCATCCTGAGGGGGCGCTGGGCCGGGCCCTTTGGTGCCCGGCGCCGGAGCCTGGAAGTGTCCGCGGGGACCGCGCACAGGATGACCGCGCAGGGGGACCGGCATCCCCCTCCATCGCCCAAGACATCGAGGCAGGGCGGGCCGCGCTCTGGCCAAGGGGTCTCCCCGGGTCTCCGGCCGACCCCCAGTGCCTCCCGACTTCCCCGTGCCTTCTCCCAGTCTGTCCCCCCGCCCACCGCGGGCCGGGCACTCACCTCGATCCGGGAGCGGCCGGGAGGACAGGGGGCTGCCTgcgcccaggagccccagggcccAGAGCAGCGCCAGCCGCATGGCAGCGGCGCCCGGGGCCGGGCGAGGGCAGCAGGTGCTGGGCCGCGCGCCGAGGAACCTCGGCCGCCGGGTCTGCCTGGCGCACCCCGCCGCGCCGGGCCGCCACCAGGCCCCGCCCcgtcccgcccccgccccgggggcgcagggccaggccccgcccccgggggAGCCGCGGCTCCGCCCCCGgagggccccgcccccgcccgcgaCTCCCGCGGGGCCCGCGCGGCTCGGCCCCGCCGCGTTCCCGCTGCTGCGCGGGGTGGGAGCAGAACGAGGCCCGGTCCGACCGGCTTGGGCGGCGCGCCTCCACCCGGTCCGGGGCCCGACCCCTTCCCAGCAGCTTGGCTGCCCTCCCGCGTCCCGTCGGCGGCCCGGTTCTGCGGGGATCCGGTGGGCGGCTCAGACCCCTGGGAAGCGCAGGCGTCGGGAGTGCAGGGGCTTTTATTAACCAAGGAGGAgcgggttggggaggggggggacagcGACAGGCACCCCGTCACTCGGCGTAGGTGGCGTCGTCGTTGCTGTCGCTGTAGGCGGAGGAAGAGAGTTCCTCGCGCGGGGTGCAGGCCGGGCACCGCCGCCGCATGTCGTCCCAGCACGACCGGCAGTACACGGCCGCGCAGTCCGGCGTCGGGCACACGTAGGCCTCGGGCGTCTCGGGAGCCTGGCACACCACGCAGCGCCGGCGCAGCCAGAGGCGCAGGAGCGGGCAGCGGCGGTGCAGGACGTCGGCCAGGCGGTGGCGCTGCCGGGAGCCCGGGGGAGAGAaggggtgcggggagcggggccTGGAGGGCAAGGTCGCCATGCAAATGGACCGAGGGAGCTTCCCTCCCCCGCTCGGTGATGGAGACTGGGGGTGCAGCTTCCACTCCCCCAGCTGGGAGCAGCAACAACCATCACCTGTACCTCCCTGTGAACCACCTGATCTGTTCGCGGGGTGGGCTGAGAAGTGAGTGGGACACGTAAGACTCTTACCCCTGTGTTCTCCGCTTTACGGGCCAGAAAGGGGAGTCTCGTAAGGGTTATGTGAGTTCCCAAAGGCGCACAGATAGTCAACGGCCAGACCTGGCTGCACGCAGCTGCCCTGATTCCAGATTACAAGCCTGCTTCAGAAGGCTCCCCCCTCTCTCCACACTATTACCAGGAATTCTCTAGAGGCCACCTTATCAGCTCAGTCTTTGCTCAAGAAACTGCATGTCAGGGGCAGAACTCCTGGCCTTGGCCTTCAGAGCCTTCCACACTCTGGTCCCTTTCCAGCCTCTGCTCTAACTTACCCCCACTTGAACTTTGCGTCCTCTGGCCAGCCCCCCAGACCAGCCCTGGCCCTTGACATTCCCCTCGGGCTCTGAGACTTCGCACCTTCTGTTCCCCTAGCTTGGGACGAATGCCCTTCTATCTGCCCGTGAGAGTCCAGTTTACTTCCAGACCAGGTCATGGATTCACAGTGCGCTCTGTCTCAGCAGATGCTCGTTTAGCCTCCATGCGTCACGGGGTGGGGGACCTAGGCCCTAGAGGAAAACTTCAGCAAATGTGGTCTCTCACTTCCAAGAGCTCTGTTAGGGCTGGTGAAATAAGaatggctgccttttttttttttttttttttttaaacaacagggGTCCTGTACCAAGAAGGGTCACATGACGACAACATGTGCGCGGGAGTTGCTAGGCGCCTGCTCCATGACAGCGAGGCTCCTCTAACCCTTTCAACAACCAGATGGAGAAGTGGTTCACTGCCTCTTGCAGAAGGGAAACACCAAGGCACAGCTTTTAAGTAAACAACGCAGATCCCGGTTGCCATGGTGACGAaggaaccaggattcaaacccaggccctCTGGCACCAGCACCCCACACCTCACTGCCACTGATCTCTGCACAGGCCTTGCAGATCTGTCCACCCTCTGAGGTCCCTTGAGGAccatggccaaggtcacacagcttgatGAGGAAGCGtgggctggaacctgcttcttcTGGCCGCGGGCTCTGTCCTTCCGCCACGTGCCCCTTCATGATGcctccctgacccccagcccacctgcctccccacctccGGCAGAGGCCCCGAGCTTCTGGTCTGTGACCTCACAGTAGCATCTGTGGCTTGCCTCGGGTCCCCTGATCCCGGGGAAGCCCCCTTGCTTTCTTCTAGTCAGGCTGTATCAAATCTGATTCCTCTGTTCTGCCTGCTTCCTGATGGCCCACTGAGTGTCTCAGGCTGGCCTGAACGCGGGGGGACAGAGGCAGACTCAGCCCCGAACCCCGGGAGCTGGACGTCCAGGGCCCCTGGTGTGCATCTCGTCGGAACTCGCTGAGCTCCGCAGGCCAGCCCCCCGGGGCTGGACGGAGCGGAGGGACAAGCCCCTCCCGGGGTCCTCAGAACCACAGGAGGCcgtggtttgggggggggggggtgggcagcctgGACTTACGGGAGCCCTCTGCCGCTGCGCCCGGCTCACGATGGCAGCCCTTCTCAGCTTCGTAAAGGCCGCCCTCTTCCTCAGCAGGTCATTGTAGAGGAACAGGACCCGCTTCTTCTCTCgctggggtcagggaggggggGTCGTCAGGGGTAGTGACAGCGCGTCCCCTCATGGCGGGGTCGGTCGGCAGGGTGCAGGCCTGTGAGGTGGGGGCGGCGTACCTTGGGGAAGTAGAAGGCCGCGATGACTCTCCGGAGCCGGTAGCCGAAGGCTTGCAGAAGGCACAGACACAGCAGCAGGCCCACGGGGAGCGCGGCCCTCACGTAGGCCCTGGGGTTCAGGCTCACGGGCTGCGGCAGGCAGCCTGCGGCAGGGCCGGGCCGTCACCCCACCGGACCGGGACGTGTCTCTGGTGGCCCTGCTCtcctcctgcctgcccctcaccctgcAAGTGAGACCTGGGACACCGTAGCCACCGGGGTCACGGGGCTATTTGCTCAGCACGGCACGGACAGAGAGAAAGTGTCCATCGTGGGCAGGGTTCTCTGTGGGCGCTGggaccctctgtccccagggTTCTCTGGGGCGCTGGGACCTTCTGTCCCCAAGGCCCTAGCGTCTATGCTCCTCTGACCCCCAGACCATCATTTCCCAGCTCTCCAAGCCTCCCCTGCTGTTTCCCGCCCTCATCCCTGCAACCCCAGCATGCCTCTCCTGTCTCGCCACCTCTCTGCCTTGGGGAGACCCAGGGCCCCCGCCCTCGCCCCCGAGCCGGCCTCCGGCGTGGCTCACGCATGTTGCTGGAGTCCACCGTGGTCTCTGAGGACGTGTTCAGGGCTCCAATGGTTTTCCGAAGAAGCCGGGCCAGCATGGAGTCCCCCCCGACTTTCACCTCCAATTTATGGCTGCCTGaggccatggggggggggggtcaggaaaGGGTTGCGGtttaggggagggggcaggatggggactggatgttggggggggggttcaaGGCACAGAAATCCTCTGCAGCGCGGGACTTTCATCCCTTCACTGAACGCTAACCCCTCCCTGTCGCGGATGTAAAGGGGGCTGAGGCCCCCTCCGTCAGATTGCAGGGCTGAGATTTGACCCTGAGATGGCCAGGGAGGGGTGAGACACAGGAGGAGGTGACAACGCTGGACGAGGTCAGGTGGGGTGGCTGCGGGGGTGGCTCGGGGGACTTCCCAGGGGCCGGGCGGGGCTCACTGCGGAAAGAGTACTGCAGGAAGGAGTGATGGCGGATGGTGTTGAAGGCGGAGTAGAGAGCCCAGTCCAGGCCGCacagcaccagcagcagcagcaggacgGGCAGGGTCTCTGCGAGCTCCCTCACCTGCCCGAGGACGGGAGCGGCAGGCCTGGAGCCCTCCCGGGTGCCCCCGCCCTCCGCCCCACGCGGCCAGTGCCCGCGGTCAGGTCCACGGGCCGCCCCACAGCACCCTCACCACGTTTCTCATCTCCGAGGCCTGCATGAAGGGGCTGCAGGGGAAGATGACGGTTTTCTCCTCAGCTCTGCGGAGCGGCAGCAAAGTCCGCTTGCCCTGGACACAACGTGCACACGGTGACGGACACCAGGGCCCTCCCCCTTGTGCCTTCCGCCCCCCTGGAGCGCGAGGCCACAGGGCGCAGGGCAGGGCACCCTGGGGCAGGGCTGCGCCCACTCACCAATTGCTTCCTGCGTTCGTCGATCTGGCAAAAGTAGGTGCTGATGTAGATGTTGTCGAAGCGGATGTCCCCGTTATAGCTGTCCACGTAGGAGAAGGACCTGGGCACGGGGACGGTTCCATGTCGTGCTCACCCACCCCCAACCACGGGCTTCCCGGACGCTCGCTCATTCAACGGCCCACCCGGCACGCGCCGAGCGCCGCTTACGTCCTAGGCGAAGACACGGCCCTGCCGCCCAGGGCCAGGCGGGCAGGCACACAAGCGAGAAGACAAGGGGGGTCGTGTACGTGGCCGGGAAGGGAGGCTTCCCGGCCGCGGATCCGGCAGGGTGGATCTCAAGCAGCGGGAACAGCAGGAGCAGCGGCAGCGGGACGTGAAGCCCCTCAAGGCTGCAGAACTGCCCGCCATCGTGACGGACTCCCGCTTTCATCTGGGCAGAACCTCTCCTGGAGG
Above is a window of Neofelis nebulosa isolate mNeoNeb1 chromosome 15, mNeoNeb1.pri, whole genome shotgun sequence DNA encoding:
- the ADAM15 gene encoding disintegrin and metalloproteinase domain-containing protein 15 isoform X14, encoding MRLALLWALGLLGAGSPLSSRPLPDRGGPVEEQTRPERALGGHSEPQIFQDSPTLSLAEMLQTNLPEALRIRLELDGDSHTLELLQNRELVPGRPHLMWYRPDGTRVASEGHALDSCCYQGAVRGHVGSWASVCTCSGLRGLVVLSPERSYTLELGPGDLRAAPIISRTRDLLLPGRTCGLSGHASVATRAPQERPRGRRHSHVRSRRRTRDVVAETKVIELVLVADHSEVQRYPDFQYLLTRMLKVAFLLDTFFRPLNVRVALVGLEAWSQRDLVEISRDPGLTLHNFLRWRREDLLPRLPHDSAQLVTATSFSGPAVGMATQNSICSPDLSGGVNMDHSTSVLGVASSIAHELGHSLGLDHDLPGNSCPCPGPAPAKSCIMEASTDFLPGLNFSNCSRRALEEALLEGMGSCLFERQPGLPSMAAVCGNMLVEPGEQCDCGFPDECTDPCCDDVTCQLRPGAQCASGGLCCQDCQLRPAGWQCRPARGDCDLAEFCSGDSPQCPPDVSLGDGEPCAGGQAVCVQGRCASYAQQCQALWGPGAQPAAPRCLLTANTRGDAFGSCGRSPDGSYVSCAPKDAMCGQLQCQGGRARPLRGSARDLHWEILEANGTQPKLNCSWVHLDLGNDVAQPLLTLPGTACGPDLVCIDRRCQPVGLLGAQECRSKCHGHGELLKSWDRGTGPSLLSLYP